From Maritimibacter sp. DP1N21-5, a single genomic window includes:
- a CDS encoding thymidine kinase: MAKLYFHYSTMNAGKSTLLLQASHNYRERGMETYLITAQFDNRAGDGVIGSRIGIHAAADTFAPGEDMFAKIETRLAEGPVACIFIDEAQFLSPDQVWQLARAVDDLRVPVMAYGLRVDFQGNLFPGSATLLALADEMREARTICHCGKKATMVVRQDAEGHVLTAGDQVQIGGNESYVSLCRKHWREAVGDRMNRAEPVLAR; the protein is encoded by the coding sequence ATGGCCAAGCTCTACTTCCATTACTCCACCATGAACGCGGGCAAGTCGACACTGCTTCTGCAGGCATCGCACAACTACCGCGAACGCGGGATGGAGACCTACCTCATCACCGCGCAGTTCGACAACCGCGCGGGCGACGGTGTCATCGGGTCGCGCATCGGCATCCATGCCGCAGCCGATACTTTCGCCCCCGGCGAGGACATGTTCGCCAAGATCGAAACGCGGCTCGCAGAGGGGCCCGTGGCCTGCATCTTCATTGACGAGGCGCAGTTCCTGTCACCCGACCAGGTCTGGCAACTGGCCCGGGCGGTGGATGACCTTCGCGTGCCGGTCATGGCCTATGGGCTGCGGGTGGACTTCCAGGGAAATCTCTTTCCCGGCTCCGCCACGCTGCTGGCCCTCGCCGACGAGATGCGCGAGGCGCGCACGATCTGTCATTGCGGCAAGAAGGCCACGATGGTCGTCCGGCAGGATGCCGAGGGCCATGTGCTGACCGCCGGCGATCAGGTCCAGATCGGCGGCAACGAATCCTACGTGAGCCTGTGCCGCAAGCACTGGCGCGAAGCGGTCGGCGACCGCATGAACCGTGCTGAACCCGTTCTCGCTCGCTAG
- a CDS encoding DUF6455 family protein: MKDMTDRTGTPALMRRMADTLGLDLEVEREAHLVSRRQLERAAGRCDSCADAEGCELWLEDHAGGAQEAPKLCPNKALFDHLHDGW, encoded by the coding sequence ATGAAGGACATGACCGACCGCACCGGCACCCCCGCACTCATGCGCCGCATGGCCGACACTCTGGGGCTCGATCTCGAAGTCGAACGTGAGGCGCATCTCGTGTCGCGCCGCCAACTGGAGCGTGCCGCCGGGCGCTGCGACAGCTGCGCCGATGCCGAAGGCTGCGAGCTGTGGCTGGAGGATCACGCAGGCGGCGCACAGGAAGCCCCGAAACTCTGCCCGAACAAGGCGCTTTTCGATCACCTTCACGACGGCTGGTAG
- a CDS encoding DoxX family membrane protein gives MNDILNLVGRLLLAFLFLGGFAQKLADPAPVIAMIEGIGLPGALVWPVTVFNLVAALGLLLGPGDRGVRLWALVLAGYCLFTSYFHWQLRADPWQVTIMVKNWAIAGGLFVLAGSGPGRFCWGGPVTARAR, from the coding sequence ATGAACGATATCCTGAACCTCGTGGGGCGCTTGTTGCTCGCGTTCCTGTTCCTTGGCGGTTTCGCACAGAAGCTGGCTGACCCGGCCCCCGTGATTGCGATGATCGAAGGGATCGGCCTGCCCGGTGCGCTCGTCTGGCCCGTCACGGTGTTCAATCTCGTCGCGGCACTCGGGCTTCTGCTTGGCCCAGGTGACAGGGGCGTGCGGCTCTGGGCGCTGGTCCTCGCAGGTTACTGCCTGTTCACGAGCTACTTCCACTGGCAGCTTCGCGCGGACCCCTGGCAGGTGACGATCATGGTCAAGAACTGGGCCATCGCGGGCGGGCTTTTCGTGCTGGCCGGGTCCGGCCCGGGGCGGTTCTGCTGGGGTGGACCTGTGACCGCGCGCGCGCGTTAG
- a CDS encoding DUF1491 family protein, whose product MSRLATGLWVSAYLARLQAEGISVYIVARGDATAGAVLVKLATMDGKATAFQRSVDLITGERRWMELTSGDEPMVDESIRKQRSFDPDLWVIEVEDARGRHMLGDMGLD is encoded by the coding sequence GTGAGCAGGCTGGCCACTGGCCTTTGGGTCTCGGCCTATCTCGCCCGGCTGCAGGCCGAAGGCATATCGGTCTATATCGTGGCGCGGGGCGATGCCACGGCGGGCGCGGTGCTCGTCAAACTCGCGACCATGGACGGCAAGGCCACGGCCTTTCAGCGGTCGGTGGACCTCATCACCGGCGAAAGACGCTGGATGGAGCTGACATCGGGCGACGAACCCATGGTCGATGAGAGCATCCGCAAGCAGCGCAGTTTCGACCCCGACCTCTGGGTGATCGAGGTCGAGGATGCGCGGGGGCGCCACATGCTGGGCGACATGGGGCTCGACTAA
- the era gene encoding GTPase Era, translating into MTTRSGFAALIGEPNAGKSTLTNTLVGAKVSIVTHKVQTTRARIRGVAIEGESQVVLVDTPGLFAPKRRLDRAMVAAAWGGVADADVIVLLIEAHRGITEGVKNILQNLPDVAGKRPVALAINKIDMVKSDVLLQLTQDMNAGFPFVKTFMISAEKGYGVQDLKEWLAGMMPESPWLYPEDQIADLPLRMIAAEMTREKLTLRLHQELPYQLTVETEMWEERKDGSARIDQIVYVARDGHKGIVLGKKGETIKAVSQAARAELEEFLGRKIHLFLQVKVRPNWLEEAERYSEMGLNFKDGNQ; encoded by the coding sequence ATGACCACACGTTCCGGATTTGCAGCCCTCATCGGCGAGCCCAACGCGGGCAAATCGACCCTGACGAATACGCTCGTCGGGGCGAAAGTGTCCATCGTGACCCACAAGGTGCAGACCACGCGCGCCCGCATCCGTGGCGTGGCGATCGAAGGCGAGAGCCAGGTCGTGCTGGTGGACACCCCCGGCCTATTCGCGCCGAAGCGTCGTCTCGACCGCGCGATGGTGGCTGCCGCCTGGGGCGGGGTCGCGGATGCCGATGTGATCGTGCTTCTGATCGAGGCGCATCGCGGGATCACCGAGGGGGTGAAGAACATCCTTCAGAACCTGCCCGATGTCGCAGGAAAGCGCCCAGTCGCCCTGGCGATCAACAAGATCGACATGGTGAAATCCGACGTGCTGCTCCAACTGACGCAGGACATGAACGCGGGCTTTCCCTTCGTGAAGACCTTCATGATCTCGGCGGAGAAGGGCTATGGCGTTCAGGACCTGAAGGAATGGCTCGCGGGCATGATGCCGGAAAGCCCGTGGCTTTACCCGGAGGACCAGATCGCCGATCTGCCGCTGCGGATGATCGCCGCCGAGATGACGCGGGAAAAGCTGACGCTCCGGCTCCATCAGGAGCTGCCCTACCAGCTCACCGTCGAGACCGAGATGTGGGAGGAGCGCAAGGACGGCTCCGCCCGGATCGACCAGATCGTCTATGTTGCCCGCGATGGCCACAAGGGGATCGTGCTGGGCAAGAAGGGCGAGACGATCAAGGCCGTGTCGCAGGCGGCGCGCGCCGAGCTCGAGGAATTTCTGGGCCGCAAGATCCACCTCTTCCTGCAGGTGAAGGTGCGCCCGAACTGGCTCGAAGAAGCCGAGCGTTACTCCGAGATGGGTCTCAACTTCAAAGACGGAAATCAGTGA
- a CDS encoding TetR/AcrR family transcriptional regulator encodes MTGTRRTKSQQKILAAAEALFLSQGYVGTSMDAITETAGVSKQTVYAHFANKEALFLAMIDHLVGGATAAVRHRLPLPGPGDDLRDTLTDFARADLAVVLTPRLMGLRRLVIGEQARFPDLAASLFSNGPQGSIDRIRDILNVFAGRGELRPCDIDRAAEHFNWLVMGGPTSRAMLLGDGSFLPPDEQARHAADCADIFCAAYAAGHANP; translated from the coding sequence ATGACCGGAACACGCCGTACCAAGAGCCAGCAGAAGATTCTCGCCGCTGCCGAGGCATTGTTCCTGTCTCAAGGGTATGTCGGGACGTCGATGGATGCGATAACCGAGACGGCCGGCGTTTCGAAACAGACTGTCTACGCGCACTTCGCCAATAAGGAGGCGCTGTTTCTCGCGATGATCGACCACCTCGTCGGCGGCGCGACGGCGGCTGTCCGGCACAGGTTGCCGCTTCCCGGCCCGGGCGACGACCTGCGCGACACGCTCACCGATTTCGCGCGCGCGGACCTTGCGGTGGTGCTGACACCCAGGCTGATGGGGCTCCGGCGACTCGTGATCGGGGAACAGGCGCGTTTTCCCGACCTTGCGGCGAGCCTCTTTTCCAACGGGCCGCAGGGGTCGATCGACCGGATCCGCGACATCCTCAACGTCTTTGCGGGGCGCGGTGAGCTTCGCCCCTGCGACATCGACCGTGCGGCCGAGCACTTCAACTGGCTCGTCATGGGCGGACCGACCAGCCGCGCGATGCTTCTGGGCGACGGATCGTTCCTTCCCCCGGACGAACAGGCCAGGCACGCGGCAGACTGCGCCGACATCTTCTGCGCCGCCTATGCGGCTGGACACGCAAACCCCTAG
- a CDS encoding GFA family protein, whose protein sequence is MMETTATCHCGKTAIALIGVPIMSNACCCTSCQTANHRFETMPGAGKVVHDSGATPYTLMRKDRVRLLRGREYLEPYRLTPNTKTRRVLATCCNAPMYLDFKGGHWISVYTDRIPEADRLPVEVYTMAGDLADPSGLAVGIPAPRTHTLKFMVQLMSAWVAMGFRVPKLGWVKD, encoded by the coding sequence ATGATGGAAACGACCGCCACCTGCCATTGCGGCAAGACCGCCATCGCACTCATCGGGGTGCCGATCATGTCGAATGCCTGCTGTTGCACCTCCTGCCAGACCGCGAACCACCGGTTCGAAACCATGCCGGGCGCGGGGAAGGTCGTGCATGACTCCGGGGCGACGCCCTATACGCTCATGCGCAAGGACCGGGTGCGGCTCTTGCGGGGCAGGGAATATCTCGAGCCTTACAGGCTCACGCCGAACACCAAGACGCGGCGTGTCCTTGCCACCTGCTGCAATGCGCCGATGTATCTGGATTTCAAGGGCGGACACTGGATCTCGGTCTACACCGACCGGATCCCGGAAGCGGATCGCCTGCCCGTCGAAGTCTATACGATGGCGGGTGACCTCGCGGATCCCAGCGGGCTCGCGGTGGGTATTCCGGCGCCCAGAACCCATACGCTCAAGTTCATGGTGCAGCTCATGAGCGCTTGGGTCGCGATGGGATTCCGGGTGCCCAAACTGGGTTGGGTAAAGGACTAG
- a CDS encoding group III truncated hemoglobin, with product MTDQSPLQRFPMEREDIDRLMTAFYARIRKHKVLGPIFARAIAPENGPEWKVHEEKIASFWRNAILMDRDYRGSPMQAHVTNGEVMPEHFPLWLEVFHETARDVLPPEKAASMSALAERIGQGLRWGLESVQERQGQSGPPNLR from the coding sequence ATGACCGACCAATCGCCCCTCCAGCGCTTCCCCATGGAGCGCGAAGACATCGACCGCCTCATGACGGCCTTCTATGCCCGCATCCGTAAACACAAGGTGCTGGGCCCGATTTTCGCCCGCGCGATCGCGCCCGAAAACGGGCCGGAGTGGAAGGTGCATGAGGAAAAAATCGCGAGCTTCTGGCGCAACGCCATCCTTATGGACCGCGACTATCGCGGCTCGCCGATGCAGGCGCATGTGACCAACGGCGAGGTGATGCCGGAGCACTTCCCGCTCTGGCTCGAGGTCTTCCACGAAACCGCCCGTGACGTCCTTCCGCCCGAGAAAGCGGCGAGCATGTCGGCGCTGGCCGAGCGCATCGGGCAAGGTCTGCGCTGGGGGCTCGAGAGCGTGCAGGAACGGCAGGGGCAGTCCGGCCCGCCGAACCTTCGCTAG
- a CDS encoding DMT family transporter, protein MTPNLKGSLFMVAAMCAFAAEDALLKSAFEAIPRGLAFTVFGILAATLCATLSLIAGERVFPREFLSRGLLIRSGIELVGRLFFTLSLALVSLSLTSVILQATPLVVTLGAAVLFGEKVGPRRWTAMLVGFLGVILILRPTPGHFDPLVILPVLGMLGFAGRDLATRAAPPHVSGRQLGTLGFIVVTLAGLVIWAFDPRPPTGTAIGWAAVAGAGLVGTFAYNALTTAMRTGEVSVVAPFRYSRLLVALVVAYLAFGERVDALTFAGAALIVGSGLYTLIRSGRAAAPRPLSPRKEEGA, encoded by the coding sequence ATGACACCCAATCTCAAAGGCTCCCTCTTCATGGTCGCGGCCATGTGCGCCTTTGCGGCGGAGGACGCGCTGCTCAAGTCGGCCTTCGAGGCGATTCCCCGCGGCCTTGCGTTCACCGTTTTCGGCATCCTCGCCGCCACGCTTTGCGCGACGCTGTCGCTCATCGCCGGGGAAAGGGTGTTCCCGCGCGAGTTCCTGTCCCGCGGGCTTCTGATCCGATCGGGGATCGAGCTGGTCGGGCGGCTGTTCTTCACCCTCTCCCTGGCCCTCGTCTCGCTCTCGCTCACTTCGGTGATCCTGCAGGCCACGCCCCTCGTCGTGACGCTGGGTGCCGCGGTTCTTTTCGGCGAAAAGGTCGGCCCGCGCCGCTGGACCGCCATGCTGGTGGGTTTCCTTGGGGTCATCCTGATCCTGCGCCCGACGCCCGGACACTTCGACCCGCTGGTGATCCTGCCGGTTCTGGGCATGCTCGGCTTCGCAGGGCGCGATCTGGCCACCCGTGCCGCACCGCCGCATGTCTCGGGCCGCCAGCTGGGAACACTTGGTTTCATCGTCGTGACGCTGGCGGGGCTCGTCATCTGGGCCTTCGATCCGCGCCCGCCGACGGGCACGGCCATCGGATGGGCCGCCGTGGCCGGGGCGGGGCTCGTCGGCACCTTCGCCTACAACGCGCTCACCACCGCCATGCGCACGGGCGAGGTGTCGGTGGTCGCGCCCTTTCGCTATTCCCGGCTGCTCGTCGCGCTCGTCGTCGCCTATCTCGCGTTCGGGGAACGGGTCGATGCGCTCACCTTCGCGGGGGCCGCGCTCATTGTCGGGTCAGGGCTATACACATTGATCCGCTCGGGCCGGGCTGCGGCACCGCGCCCCCTTTCCCCGCGCAAGGAAGAAGGGGCATAA
- a CDS encoding thermonuclease family protein — protein sequence MELVVFLLISVFAYVFFVPGRRRRKRPKGRYRPVERRRPSSPPTQTQTTKLVVRRRYERTTVIRKTLPADPERPTVPARIVGPAYVVDGDTIVINKTSIRLFGIDAPEMDHPYGIKAKWAMVHLCKGQVVTAVPVLGAFSYERCVARCYLPDGRDLSAELVKQGLAIDWPKFSGGEYRHLEVEGVRKKLWRAHNRQVGGPIPPLRPREGAVVKKL from the coding sequence TTGGAACTCGTCGTTTTTCTCCTCATTTCAGTGTTTGCTTATGTCTTCTTTGTCCCCGGCCGGCGCCGTCGGAAGCGTCCCAAAGGGCGCTACCGGCCCGTCGAGCGCCGTCGCCCGTCGTCTCCGCCGACGCAGACACAGACGACCAAGCTAGTCGTCCGTCGCCGCTATGAACGCACGACGGTCATTCGCAAGACACTCCCCGCCGATCCCGAGCGTCCCACAGTGCCCGCCAGGATCGTGGGGCCCGCCTATGTCGTCGATGGAGACACCATCGTCATCAACAAGACCAGCATCCGGCTCTTCGGCATCGACGCACCTGAGATGGACCACCCCTACGGGATCAAGGCCAAGTGGGCGATGGTGCATCTGTGCAAGGGACAGGTGGTCACCGCGGTTCCGGTTCTGGGCGCGTTTTCCTACGAACGTTGCGTGGCGCGGTGTTACCTGCCGGATGGACGCGACCTGTCCGCGGAACTGGTGAAACAGGGGCTCGCGATCGACTGGCCGAAGTTTTCGGGCGGAGAATACCGGCATCTCGAGGTCGAGGGGGTGCGCAAGAAACTCTGGCGGGCGCATAACCGGCAGGTGGGCGGGCCGATCCCGCCCCTGCGGCCCCGCGAAGGGGCGGTGGTGAAGAAGCTCTAG
- the rnc gene encoding ribonuclease III has translation MKLSADLQAFSKRLGHDFDRPELLIRALTHGSMSSQTRPDNQRLEFLGDRVLGLVMAEALLAADKGASEGLLAPRFNALVRKETCADVARQVDLGAVLKLGRSEQMSGGRRKEALLGDAMEAVIAAVFLDGGLMAAQAVILTLWGERIQTVEEDARDPKTALQEWAQARKMPPPSYTETARSGPDHAPEFTIEVTLQNGRSASATAKSKRGAEQDAAKTLLSKLGG, from the coding sequence ATGAAACTTTCGGCAGACCTTCAGGCTTTCTCGAAACGCCTCGGGCACGATTTCGACCGGCCCGAGCTTCTGATCCGCGCGTTGACCCATGGCTCGATGTCCTCGCAGACCCGCCCCGACAATCAGCGGCTCGAGTTTCTGGGCGACCGAGTGCTGGGCCTCGTCATGGCCGAGGCGCTGCTGGCTGCCGACAAGGGCGCCAGCGAGGGCCTCCTGGCCCCCCGCTTCAACGCGCTGGTGCGCAAGGAAACCTGCGCCGACGTGGCCCGACAGGTGGATCTGGGCGCCGTCCTGAAACTCGGTCGCTCCGAACAGATGTCCGGGGGCCGTCGCAAGGAGGCGCTCCTGGGCGACGCGATGGAAGCGGTGATCGCCGCGGTCTTTCTCGACGGGGGTCTCATGGCGGCGCAGGCGGTGATCCTTACCCTTTGGGGCGAGCGTATCCAGACGGTCGAGGAAGACGCCCGCGATCCGAAGACCGCGCTTCAGGAATGGGCGCAGGCCCGCAAGATGCCGCCGCCCAGCTATACCGAAACGGCGCGCTCCGGACCGGACCACGCGCCCGAGTTCACCATCGAGGTGACGCTGCAGAACGGCCGGTCGGCATCGGCCACCGCCAAGTCCAAACGGGGGGCCGAACAGGACGCCGCGAAGACCCTGCTGTCGAAACTGGGCGGCTAG
- the lepB gene encoding signal peptidase I, with translation MAEKKEGIMETVKTVFWALIIAGVFRTLFFQPFWIPTGSMKDTLLIGDFLFVNKMAYGYSQYSCPFAMCPISGRILGSEPEVGDVVVFRHPTLGTDYVKRLIGKPGDKIQVTDGVLSINGEEATQVPDGTYEEIYQSQGRFGTLPICINGAVGQGGTCVKEKFVETLPNGVSHSILNAGNGRLDNTNVFTVPEGHYFFMGDNRDNSTDSRVSQRANGVGFVSEEYLLGRVDRVIFSSAGKRLLFFWDWRGDRFFKKVD, from the coding sequence ATGGCCGAGAAAAAAGAAGGCATCATGGAGACGGTCAAAACCGTCTTCTGGGCACTCATCATCGCAGGCGTCTTCCGCACGCTGTTCTTCCAGCCCTTCTGGATTCCCACCGGTTCGATGAAGGACACGCTGCTCATCGGCGATTTCCTCTTCGTCAACAAGATGGCCTATGGCTATTCCCAGTATTCCTGTCCCTTCGCCATGTGCCCGATCTCGGGCCGGATTCTCGGCTCCGAACCGGAGGTCGGCGACGTCGTCGTCTTCCGCCACCCGACACTCGGCACCGATTACGTCAAGCGCCTCATCGGCAAGCCGGGTGACAAGATCCAGGTGACCGACGGCGTCCTCTCCATCAACGGGGAAGAGGCGACACAGGTCCCCGACGGCACCTATGAGGAAATCTACCAAAGCCAGGGCCGCTTCGGCACGCTCCCGATCTGCATCAACGGCGCGGTCGGACAGGGCGGCACCTGCGTGAAGGAGAAATTCGTCGAGACGCTCCCCAATGGGGTGAGCCATTCGATCCTGAACGCGGGCAACGGGCGGCTGGACAACACCAATGTCTTCACCGTCCCGGAAGGCCATTATTTCTTCATGGGCGACAACCGCGACAACTCGACCGACAGCCGCGTCAGCCAGCGCGCGAACGGCGTTGGCTTCGTCTCCGAGGAATACCTTCTTGGCCGCGTCGACCGGGTGATCTTCTCCTCCGCCGGCAAGCGGCTCCTCTTCTTCTGGGACTGGCGCGGCGACCGCTTCTTCAAGAAGGTCGACTGA
- the acpS gene encoding holo-ACP synthase, which translates to MILGIGTDLANIDRIAGVLERHGDRFRNRVFTEIEQAKAERRADTPGTYAKRWAAKEACSKALGTGLRMGISWKDMAVSNLRTGQPVMHLTGWAAERLASMTPPGHEAIVHVTLTDDHPWAQAFVLIEARPIA; encoded by the coding sequence ATGATCCTCGGCATCGGCACCGATCTTGCCAATATCGACCGGATCGCGGGCGTGCTGGAACGGCATGGTGACCGCTTCCGCAACCGTGTCTTCACCGAGATCGAGCAGGCCAAGGCCGAACGCCGTGCCGATACGCCGGGCACCTATGCCAAACGCTGGGCCGCGAAAGAGGCCTGTTCCAAGGCGCTCGGCACCGGGCTACGCATGGGGATATCCTGGAAGGACATGGCGGTCTCGAACCTGCGCACGGGCCAGCCCGTCATGCACCTGACTGGCTGGGCCGCTGAACGGCTGGCTTCCATGACCCCGCCCGGTCACGAGGCCATCGTCCACGTCACCCTGACCGACGATCACCCCTGGGCGCAGGCTTTCGTGCTGATCGAGGCCCGCCCCATCGCCTAG
- a CDS encoding ABZJ_00895 family protein has translation MQINFARYAGIYALLTVILALAPPMLGLPSALGFAAALPPLLASVVEGNAYARTKGGRPTGQTALFGAARMTAVALGVNLLVAGLVNAAMQGRLMSMAGEPSQIALMAVGLIVIQFGFNRLGLRLAPQSA, from the coding sequence ATGCAGATCAACTTCGCGCGTTATGCCGGCATCTATGCCCTTCTGACCGTGATCCTCGCGCTCGCGCCCCCGATGCTCGGCCTGCCCAGCGCGCTCGGCTTCGCCGCCGCCCTGCCGCCGCTGCTCGCCTCGGTCGTGGAAGGCAACGCCTATGCCCGAACAAAGGGCGGTCGACCCACCGGCCAGACCGCCCTGTTCGGCGCGGCCCGGATGACAGCGGTCGCATTGGGGGTGAACCTGCTTGTCGCCGGCCTCGTCAATGCCGCGATGCAGGGCCGGCTCATGTCCATGGCCGGAGAGCCGTCGCAGATCGCTCTCATGGCCGTGGGGCTCATCGTGATCCAGTTCGGCTTCAACCGGCTGGGCCTGCGTCTCGCGCCGCAGTCGGCCTGA
- a CDS encoding LysE family translocator, whose product MTLTELAPILVVWAVGVASPGPAILTLISTALGAGRRAALGVALGIMCGSAFWAISAGLGLGAVMMANAWSIEILRYAGAAYLLFLAVKSARNALRPGAKALQPATEPIRFARGWRKGALVHLTNPKAVFFWGSLYAVVLSPTAPVTDIIEVGFGCMTVSSLVVFTYAFIFSSPRIAGLYLSARRWFEGAFAGLFGFAAVSVLLVRAT is encoded by the coding sequence GTGACGCTGACCGAACTTGCCCCCATCCTCGTCGTCTGGGCGGTGGGCGTGGCCTCGCCCGGCCCCGCGATCCTGACGCTCATCTCGACGGCCCTAGGTGCCGGCCGCCGGGCGGCCCTTGGCGTGGCGCTCGGCATCATGTGCGGCTCGGCGTTCTGGGCGATCTCGGCGGGCCTGGGCCTCGGCGCCGTCATGATGGCCAACGCTTGGTCGATCGAGATCCTGCGCTATGCGGGCGCGGCCTATCTCCTGTTCCTCGCGGTCAAGTCCGCCCGCAACGCGCTTCGCCCCGGGGCGAAGGCGCTCCAGCCAGCGACCGAGCCGATCCGCTTCGCGCGCGGCTGGCGCAAGGGCGCGCTCGTCCACCTCACCAATCCCAAAGCAGTGTTCTTCTGGGGCTCGCTCTATGCCGTGGTCCTGTCGCCCACCGCTCCCGTGACAGATATCATCGAGGTCGGCTTTGGCTGCATGACGGTCTCAAGCCTCGTCGTCTTCACCTATGCGTTCATTTTCTCGTCGCCCCGGATCGCGGGGCTTTACCTCTCGGCGCGCCGCTGGTTCGAGGGCGCCTTTGCCGGTCTCTTCGGCTTCGCCGCCGTCTCGGTCCTGCTCGTGAGGGCCACATGA